The Nitrospirota bacterium genome has a window encoding:
- a CDS encoding L-threonylcarbamoyladenylate synthase produces the protein MRIIKIDQVFPDPLVVSEIADLLKAGAVIAFPTDTYYGLGADIYCEDAIKRVFEIKGRITNKPILILISDKEELTKLVSPENTHSSPSPLPPPVKGGGIFYVPSPLRGEGKGEGWLIDEYWPGPLTLVFKASDNISNTVTGGTGKIGIRLPDHKFCRMLIHKLGHPITATSANISGMGSLDNPNDVLTAVGDKIDILVDGGKTKGGLESTVVDVSGTEPVVLREGAISTDLIRRS, from the coding sequence ATTAAGATTGATCAGGTATTTCCTGATCCTTTAGTAGTTTCTGAGATTGCCGATTTATTGAAAGCCGGTGCGGTTATTGCATTTCCTACTGATACATATTACGGCCTTGGTGCTGATATTTATTGTGAAGATGCTATAAAGAGGGTTTTCGAGATTAAAGGCAGAATTACTAACAAACCTATTCTGATACTTATTTCAGATAAAGAAGAACTTACAAAGTTAGTTTCACCCGAAAATACACATAGCTCACCCTCCCCCTTACCCCCTCCCGTCAAGGGAGGGGGGATATTCTATGTACCCTCTCCCCTAAGGGGAGAGGGTAAGGGTGAGGGGTGGCTCATAGATGAATACTGGCCCGGTCCTCTGACCCTTGTATTTAAAGCATCAGATAATATCTCAAATACCGTTACAGGAGGTACCGGTAAGATTGGCATAAGACTTCCTGACCACAAGTTCTGCAGAATGCTTATCCATAAACTTGGTCATCCCATTACAGCGACGAGTGCCAATATCTCCGGCATGGGCAGTCTCGATAATCCTAATGATGTTTTAACTGCTGTTGGAGATAAGATTGATATACTTGTTGATGGCGGTAAAACAAAGGGTGGATTAGAGTCAACAGTTGTAGATGTCTCAGGAACAGAGCCGGTAGTTTTAAGAGAAGGTGCGATATCTACTGATTTAATTAGAAGAAGTTAG
- a CDS encoding glycosyltransferase family 2 protein: MKLIVQIPCLNEEETLPGTLKDIPRKIPWIDKVEILVIDDGSTDRTSEVARKCGVDHIIRFNANQGLAKGFMAGIEASLRLGADIIVNTDADNQYNGADIPKLIQPILKGQADIVIGDREVETVRHFSSAKKFLQKFGSWVVRVASDTRIPDAPSGFRAFSREAALRTNIVSGYTYTLETIIQAGYNRLAITHVSVRTNPKTRESRLITSLWKYIWRSASTIIRTYAMYRPMKFFSTIGSAVFFIGVVISLRYLFYFLLGQGRGHVQSLILAAVLMMLGFQTLLIGVISDLIAANRRLSEEIVYRLRDKDRAG; the protein is encoded by the coding sequence GTGAAGCTTATTGTACAAATACCATGCTTAAATGAAGAGGAAACCCTGCCAGGGACACTTAAAGATATTCCGAGAAAAATTCCATGGATTGATAAAGTAGAAATACTTGTAATAGATGACGGCAGTACAGACAGGACTTCTGAGGTTGCAAGAAAATGTGGAGTAGACCACATAATCAGGTTTAATGCCAATCAGGGTCTTGCGAAAGGTTTTATGGCAGGCATTGAGGCATCTCTCCGGCTTGGAGCAGACATAATCGTTAATACTGATGCGGATAATCAATATAATGGAGCCGATATTCCAAAGTTGATACAGCCGATATTAAAAGGCCAGGCTGATATTGTAATAGGGGACAGAGAGGTTGAAACCGTAAGACATTTTTCATCTGCTAAAAAATTCCTGCAGAAATTCGGAAGCTGGGTTGTCAGAGTTGCCTCAGATACAAGAATCCCTGATGCACCAAGCGGGTTCCGTGCCTTCAGCCGCGAGGCTGCCCTTAGGACTAACATTGTATCAGGATATACTTACACACTTGAAACAATCATTCAGGCCGGATATAATCGTCTTGCCATTACGCATGTATCCGTTAGGACTAACCCCAAGACACGCGAGTCCAGACTAATTACCAGTTTATGGAAATATATATGGAGGTCGGCATCTACAATAATAAGGACTTATGCGATGTACAGGCCGATGAAATTTTTTTCAACTATCGGATCGGCTGTCTTTTTTATCGGGGTGGTTATTTCTTTAAGGTATTTATTCTATTTTCTTTTGGGGCAGGGTAGAGGCCATGTTCAATCTCTTATATTAGCAGCCGTATTAATGATGTTGGGATTTCAGACCCTACTTATAGGGGTTATATCAGACCTGATTGCAGCAAACAGGAGACTGAGTGAAGAGATAGTATACAGGTTGAGGGATAAGGATAGGGCGGGATAG
- a CDS encoding nucleotide sugar dehydrogenase, with amino-acid sequence MDSIIQKIEKKEAKIGIIGLGYVGLPLALEFCKAGFSVTGIDLDKEKIALIEKGKSYIEDSTDEEILTEVTSGRLKATTDFSTLASIDAVSICVPTPLRKSKDPDISYIIAATKEIKKYLHKGQLIVLESTTYPGTTEEVILPGLEATGLKAGVDFYLAFSPERIDPGNKVYNTKTTPKIIGGVTENCTKIAASLYSKAVDKVIPVSSTKSAEMVKLLENSFRAINIGFVNEFAIICNKLGLDVWEIIDAASSKPFGFMPFYPGPGLGGHCIPIDPLYLSWKLKILDYNARFIELASEVNHDMPHFVVNTVFDALNSVEKSIKGSKILILGVAYKKDIGDVRESPALDVIKLLQKKGGIISYNDPYIPDLHEENFDLTSVGIDGYTKLSDYDCTIIVTNHSSYNYKKVVENSKIVVDTRNATKGIVSDKIVKL; translated from the coding sequence ATGGATTCTATTATTCAGAAAATTGAAAAGAAAGAGGCAAAGATAGGGATTATAGGATTAGGGTATGTCGGGCTTCCGCTTGCACTGGAGTTCTGCAAAGCAGGATTTTCTGTAACAGGTATTGATTTGGATAAAGAAAAGATAGCCCTTATAGAAAAAGGCAAATCATATATTGAAGATTCTACAGATGAGGAGATATTAACTGAAGTTACATCAGGACGGTTAAAGGCTACAACAGATTTCAGCACCCTTGCATCTATTGATGCCGTAAGTATTTGTGTTCCTACACCATTAAGAAAGTCAAAGGACCCGGATATTTCATACATTATTGCTGCTACTAAGGAGATCAAAAAATATCTTCATAAGGGGCAGTTGATTGTGCTTGAGAGTACAACATACCCGGGAACTACTGAAGAGGTCATCTTGCCTGGACTTGAGGCAACAGGACTAAAGGCCGGTGTAGATTTTTACCTTGCATTTTCACCTGAACGTATTGACCCGGGCAATAAGGTTTATAATACAAAGACAACCCCTAAGATTATCGGAGGTGTAACTGAAAATTGTACAAAGATTGCCGCATCCTTATACTCTAAGGCTGTAGATAAGGTAATACCTGTGAGTTCCACGAAATCAGCAGAGATGGTTAAACTCCTTGAAAACTCCTTCAGGGCAATCAATATCGGATTTGTTAATGAATTTGCAATTATATGTAATAAATTAGGGCTTGATGTTTGGGAGATAATAGATGCAGCATCCTCTAAGCCTTTCGGTTTTATGCCGTTTTATCCGGGACCAGGGCTCGGCGGTCACTGCATCCCGATTGACCCGCTTTACCTCTCATGGAAATTAAAGATACTGGATTACAATGCCCGTTTTATAGAGCTTGCAAGTGAGGTAAACCACGACATGCCTCACTTTGTTGTAAACACGGTGTTTGATGCATTGAACTCAGTGGAGAAGAGTATAAAGGGTTCAAAGATATTGATACTTGGTGTTGCATATAAGAAGGATATAGGAGATGTCAGGGAGTCACCTGCCCTAGATGTCATTAAATTATTACAGAAAAAAGGCGGGATAATCTCATATAATGACCCCTATATACCCGACCTTCATGAAGAGAATTTTGATCTGACATCAGTAGGGATAGACGGATATACAAAACTATCCGATTACGACTGTACCATAATTGTTACCAATCATTCTTCATACAATTATAAGAAGGTTGTAGAAAACTCCAAAATCGTTGTTGACACAAGAAATGCGACTAAAGGGATAGTCTCGGATAAGATTGTTAAGTTATAG